CGGTCATTTCCCGCTGTTGATTGTGTTTCGTTCTTTTGTGCAGGCTTTGGCGTCGATCAGTTGCGGGACAACTCGATGGAAACGTACTGGCAATCGGATGGACAGCTGCCGCATCTAGTAAACATACAATTTCATCGCAAAACGACAGTTAGCCAGATTTACATCTACTCCGATTACAAGCTGGACGAAAGTTACACCCCGAGCCGGATATCGATCCGCTGCGGGATGCACTTTAACGATCTGCAGGAGGTCGAGGTAGTTGATCTGTGTGAACCATCCGGCTGGGTATGCATACCGATCAAGGAGTACGAGGAAATGCCGATGTGCACGTTCATGATACAGATAGCGGTGATAAGCAATCATCAGAATGGCAGGGATACGCATATGCGCCAGATACGGATCCATTCGCCTACCGAAGGTTCACAGTACCCGTTGGAACATCATGGCAAGTTTAGTACGCTAGAATTCGCCCAGTTCCGTACGATACGCTAGAGGTACAAGTAGGGTTTTCTTAATGTAAAACACTGttatttatcaaaacatttgaacaatttgaatttattccaaaacaaacgaatgctGGTGCAAAAGTTACACTCTGTGTGCCTTTACTCAGCAGCCTGCAGTAAGCCGCGCAGCATTGTTTCCAGCTTACGACCATCGGCAGCAAACTTGCGTATACCGTCCGAAAGCTTATCCGTAGACATCTGATCCTCGTTCAACATCCAGCGGAACGTTGCCTCATCTATATGAATTTTCTCCAGGTTCGCTGATGCGGCCTTCTCGGCATCGAGATAGCGCTTAACCGGTTCGGCACTCTTCTCCAGATCGCCCAACAGCTTCGGGCTGATGGTGAGCAGATCACACCCAGCCAGTGCCATGATTTCACCCACATTACGGAACGAAGCACCCATCACCACGGTTTTGTAGCCGAACTTTTTGTAGTAGTTGTAAATCTTTGTCACCGAGATGACGCCCGGATCTTGCTCGGGCTCGAACGTTTTCTGGTCGGTGTTTGCCACGTACCAATCGAGGATACGGCCCACGAACGGGGAAATCAACGTGACACCTGCTTCCGCACATGCGACCGCTTGGGCGAATGAAAACAGCAGCGTGAGATTGCAGTGAATGTTGTGTTCCTTCTCCAGTACGCTTGCCGCCTGTATACCCTCCCAGGTGGAGGCCAACTTAATCAGCACGCGGTCACGCTTCACACCGAGCTCCTCGTACAGAGCGATCAGCTTCAGAGCTTTCGCGATGGAGGCTTCCTTGTTGAAGGACAGTCGGGCATCGATTTCGGTCGATACACGACCCGGTACGAGCTTCAGAATCTCACAGCCAAACAGCACGAACAGCATATCGGCCGCTTCGGACACCTTCTCTTCCGTGGTGCTAAAATTgttcaagaagaaaagaaaggagaTTAGAACAAATCGTGCCAGATGAAACGAGTGATAAGTTCCCGCTCCCAACTTACGTTCCCGCCTTTTGTCCATGTTTGATGGCCTTATCGATCAGGTGCTGATACTGTTCCATGCCAGCCGCAGATAAAATCAACGAAGGATTCGTAGTAGCATCGGTGGGCTTGTAAGTTTTCATCGCTGCAATGAAATAGGGGAGAAGATAAATTTCGATCGgttataaatttataattacaGGCTATCACGAGGTTTTTTTGACAAGGTGCCAAATTTCTCCATTAAAAGTTCATGAACTTTTAATGGATTTCATGAAGAACTCTAAAGAATTCTGTCAAGCTCTTAATGTAGCTTGTTTGAATATAAAAACTTACTAGGGACGATACCAAAAATATATGGACACGCGTCAATATATCTCGGGACGAGAGCAAACATATTTGGGAGTGTGGCAAAAACCCATAGGAAAGTGTCAAAAATTGTTGGGATACCCTGCAATTGGATCAATACAACATCAATCGAGCTTCGAGCGTCCTTCGTTCGAGCTCATTCGTATTTAATTCCATGTTCGCCATGGTTCACAGGCGCCCTGAAATAGACTGGCACAGCCGGTGAAAGGAAATAACCGTTTGACCTCTACAGAGCACGATCGCTGGAGTTGGAACGGTACGAGGGATCGTGCAGGCAGTGCTCATGTGACCGACGATCAACTATATGGAACAACTCAATCACTTTTTGATACTGAAATAATTGACAAATAATAACTGTTGGAAAAATACGGCTTCGTACACCAGACGAAGTGAAAAACTTATCATGCGCGGTTTGGTGTTGCATTTCCTGACCACGCTAGAGATAATGCAATGACATCCACCTCATCGTGGCGACACGTTCAGTGGGTTGTTTGTGGAGACAGAAATAAAACGGCTCCAAAGGCGCGATTGTGTACGTAAGGGTCGCTCTAAGCAGGGCGATGTAACTGGAGAGCGTATCACCTTTGAGCGGTCACCTTGATCGACTCTGGGCGATGTAcagagcacacacaaaaaaacctctaATCATCATTGCTTTTGATTTAAACGCACTTTTTTCAGCACAAATCGATCGCATGGCCTGACAAATATGGTATCGATTTATGTCCACCCAGCTGCTCCGGTCGTCCGGTAGTTAATTTCCTACCGTAAGCTTTCACCGTATACTTACCCTCGAAGTCGCCGGTATCGGCCACGATCGTGGTGAGCTGTTTCAGTTGTTCCAAACTTGAAGccattttcgttttcttggTCTGCGGTTCAGCACTGCTCATTGTCTACTGGCGTAGTTATGGTCCAAAAAACCCGGACAAACGCGATTGGAAGCTGAAGACGCGTGATAGGCGTAGACAAAGCAGGGTAGGCAAGAGTGAGTGGCGGGATCGAGGAGGTCACTGGTGTGGGTCGCGTTAGCGTGTAGCGTTCGGAGTATAAGTACTTGCGTTTCCTTCCGTTCCCTTACGGCAATGAACAGACCGGTGAAGCGTGTCGCCGATGACGAGCCCGTcggaaggttgtttttttgccgTGCAAGCATGTACGGGGTGGAATCGCACACATTTACGCGGCTTTGCACTATCTAATCCACCTAAGAGTAAGCGCTGGAGAATGCAACAGTAGTTActggaaaaaaagaatcttaatgatgatgatgaaaacatttgttaatttaaatcaaattcaacGGACCACGTTAGGCTCTCTTGtagagacacaaaaaaaaaacaaataaagtttaaaaacgCGGCCCCCGGCATATCCGGTTCGTGACGATTACAGACAACGTGGAATTCACGACACATACATTCTCCGCGATTCTCCATGTCGAGCAAACATCTGGCTCGTAGCGATCTCGGCGGGACGTATAGGCTAAGGCCAGATAGTAGCTTTGGCGCCTCGATCCGTTTGTCCTGGAATCCCGCAATAAATAGCCTCCGGGTGTTGCAGGTTCGCTTTTTTAGCGATTACCGAAGCCTAGCAGCGCACATCGTCCAGCGCAGTCCACTTCCATCCTCCAGTCCTATCCTGTTAAGACATGTTGCTTCATGCCGACAACAATTTCGTTTAGGTCTTCAGCTCGAGGCCCCTTTCGAGCCGGAGGCTCCACGCGGCCGCTCAGTCCGCATAGGAATATCCGCCTCTTAGCTGTCTTAGATCAGATGCAGTCGTAGGAATCCAGTCCAGTTAGCATGTCCAAGAAGGTAAAGTCTATTAAAAATCATATCGTATGACGAATACAATGCGCCTCCAGCGGGTAGAATTGATAAGAATCGTAGTAGCATAAAATATGCgaatgtgtgtatgggtgtgatTTGTCCAGCGTCACAGATTCATGTATTTATGCAAGGATGGGAGAATTTAGTGGGGATGACTGAACCGATAAGTGCAGTGAAGGGGCGAACAACGTCGCGAAGTTAAAACGGTTTTGGGACACGTAAAGGTGGTATAAACGAGATGAATTAAAACTTGCTGCAGGTGTTTTGTGTTactaaatattgaaaattactttcattaaatttttattttattttaaaccaaaaaagaGCAACATGTAGAATAAATATacagacacaaaaaacgaATCCTTAATGAACAAGAATTAATCATAACATTTggagaaaataagaaaatgttccaaacCAGACAAAATTTCCAAACCGAAAACTCCTAAAAATTATcctaaaattattataaaagtTCAAAATTCTTGCCTCTTCCGCCAGTGGTCTGCATTGTCGTGTTGCATTGCTGTCAAACGCGGCacgatgtgcgtgtgtgttggtgtgaatGTTTACAAACGCCGTCAGCCGTCATACGAAAGCTGCTGTCTTTTGTACGACTTCATTCGCGAACGAGGGGAATTAATTTATGGGGCGCACTGATACGGGACATATCTGGTAGTAGTGAGTTAATTTCGACGAAGAAGTGTGTACCCACGGTACCCGGGATTTCGGCAATCGCTCAGCTTGCATCAATCCGCGTGAAAGATGTACGCCGTGTGAAATGCAGGAAAGTCCGGGCGGCTAAGAGTTCATTATCACtgccgtcgtcgtcatcgttgtACAATCATCAGCATCCCCGCTGTTGGGCTGCCGGTAGAGGACGGACGAAGAAGAACATTTGGAACATTCTGATAAGAGGAATTAAGGGCTCTTTCTTATTTCCATCATTGTTTGTGCATTGCGCCGGAAGGTACGACGGTTCTTAGCAGCTTCCGGGTACGTACGGCCACCCATAATGGATGATATAGACAATATTATACTGCATTCGCTGCGACAGATCGATTGGTAAGTACGAGAAATGGGATAAGCAGCGCGCTAAAGGCAAACGATTAACGATTTAtgtaaatgttgttttattgcagTGATCTGGATGAAGATATACAGGGATTGGAACAATTTACGCCTTCTATTTTAGTTCGAACCGTTACGAAATGTTTGCTACTAATCGATCCTTCCCTGGATCTGCCCCACACGCTTCCACCGGGAATGGCACAAAGGTTTACCGTTACGGCGCGGCTAGCGGAAGCTTGTTCGGTATGTGTACTTTACTCCAGCACCGTGTTCCTTTTCACGGGTTCTAATGGCCTAATCGTCGTATTTCAGGCCGTAGGATATCGGCGCGATATCGGATATCAAACGTTTCTGTACTCGAATGTGGCTGAAGTGCGGCGCGTCTTTATGTTTCTTATCGAGCAACTTCCCAAAGACACAACCGATAGCGCCGATCCGGAAGCACCGTTCGATCGGGTTACAGATTTAGAGAATCGTATCCTGGAAAATATGCGTCAACAGTTGCGCGGCTCTTGGCGTACCGATGCGTCTCCGTTGGATCTCAGAAATTCGTCACTGGGATGGCCAAGCCGGGCTCGTGCTAACATTCCCTTCGTAACGCAAAGCGATGTTACGGCCGGTAAGTTGTGTTATTGTTATTCTTATTATTAGTTTCATTTATTGTCTGCTTTAAACTTCGTTTCAATGACCAAATATACACTCTTACTTCTACCCATAAATATATTTggtcatacattttgtatgggaagCATTTTGTATGTTGGGAGCATTTTCCCGGATTAGAAAGCTAAcagcttttgattttttcgtcATACTTgcatggaaataaaaaaattaagctatttgttttgtaactaataaaaattagttagcaatacggcctagCCCtccttcatgaataaaaaaaaatagttgagAATTTAATCGGATAATCATTCCCCAGACTTTGTAATGGTTCTAAATAATACAAATGACTTTTTACTCGGTTTTGCATAATTCCACCAATTACACAAGTAAACGTAAACATGAAAACtggcaaaaatattttcaccccaatatttttttccgtatgcacacatacacacatttggaagtgaaatatataaaaaagaaaattttaaaaaattctcaacTAAATGTTATTAGCTTCACAGCAAATAGTTTCccctttcttgaaaattttcatccaAATACGTCGAGCAGATCAAAAGATACAAGTTTTATACTGCGACATACAAGCACTCATACAAAATATCCGACTTACCCGGGTAGTTGGTTATAGAAAAAAGGggtataaattaaaaatttaatatctaCTTTCAAACcagcatttaaaaaactacaaaaatatgtttttttttgctatatgatagaaaagcaaaaattctagggttttaaaaagtttaaaaatggagcaaatttGAAGAAGGATCTCTCTGCACTTGCTCAATATGTTGTATAGGCGCTTTGGCAGTGGGGTTTCAAATAACCGAACTGATGATGTTATTTCAAGGTCCACATGTCCATGTCCATTTCAAGGTCCACAAGGTTAACTTTGAGTACACAGATTGGAGTTTAGTTTAACACAATACATACGatcagaaaagaaaagaattcaACAAGGAAACAATAGATGTTAAAAAGTTTTCAACTGACGTCTATGGTTAATaaccttcttttcttttttgcacagaaattaaagaatatTGGTTGCGCCGTAGCGGATTCTGGGATGAGGAAAAGGATGAAGTTGATCGAAAGCTTCCCGAAAGTGCTGTTAAGGCAGAGGATTCGATTTTAAAACTACAGGCGTACTATGCGCAATATAAATCGAAATCTCCCTTTGCCGAAGACTTGGATGAGCATGAAATGCCCAACAGTTTGGATCAGCTTGATGTAGTCCAGCAAGAAATTGACGCAATCAATACGGCCATCGAAGAGACAAAGCGCGAACAGCGAGATCTTCTATCGAAACGTGCGATTGTTGAGGAGAATGCGAATACGTTGGAAAGCGCAGTGGAAAAGTTAaaagaggagaagaaaattaaagaacGAACGCACATCCTGCTGGAAAACCCGGAGGTTAACGTGACCAAACTGGAGTCGATCATTGCGGCCGCCGgtgagaagatgaaaaaattgCAAAGCCAATGGGAGGCACATAAGGCACCACTGATGGCTACACTACAGGAGCATCAATCCAAAAATTCTGACCAAGTTGTACGTGAAGTGAGAAAGCCTTGTTATGAATTTCcttgaattattttgcttctgttatttttttagagtaaatctcagaaagtggTTGATCAGATCGAGTCTGCACGGCACAAATCCGAGGAAGTCATTGTGGATCTGCAGACCAAGAGCGCCCTACACGCCCGGCTGGTGCAGGAGTACGAGCGGATGGGTAAAACCGTTAGTCGCACAGCATACACGAGCCGAATCCTTGAGA
This genomic window from Anopheles maculipalpis chromosome 2RL, idAnoMacuDA_375_x, whole genome shotgun sequence contains:
- the LOC126556341 gene encoding anaphase-promoting complex subunit 10, which produces MSVKMGANVCPIAEERSGTVREVGGQAVWSLSSCKPGFGVDQLRDNSMETYWQSDGQLPHLVNIQFHRKTTVSQIYIYSDYKLDESYTPSRISIRCGMHFNDLQEVEVVDLCEPSGWVCIPIKEYEEMPMCTFMIQIAVISNHQNGRDTHMRQIRIHSPTEGSQYPLEHHGKFSTLEFAQFRTIR
- the LOC126556196 gene encoding probable transaldolase, producing the protein MSSAEPQTKKTKMASSLEQLKQLTTIVADTGDFEAMKTYKPTDATTNPSLILSAAGMEQYQHLIDKAIKHGQKAGTTTEEKVSEAADMLFVLFGCEILKLVPGRVSTEIDARLSFNKEASIAKALKLIALYEELGVKRDRVLIKLASTWEGIQAASVLEKEHNIHCNLTLLFSFAQAVACAEAGVTLISPFVGRILDWYVANTDQKTFEPEQDPGVISVTKIYNYYKKFGYKTVVMGASFRNVGEIMALAGCDLLTISPKLLGDLEKSAEPVKRYLDAEKAASANLEKIHIDEATFRWMLNEDQMSTDKLSDGIRKFAADGRKLETMLRGLLQAAE
- the LOC126556047 gene encoding coiled-coil domain-containing protein 22 homolog gives rise to the protein MDDIDNIILHSLRQIDCDLDEDIQGLEQFTPSILVRTVTKCLLLIDPSLDLPHTLPPGMAQRFTVTARLAEACSAVGYRRDIGYQTFLYSNVAEVRRVFMFLIEQLPKDTTDSADPEAPFDRVTDLENRILENMRQQLRGSWRTDASPLDLRNSSLGWPSRARANIPFVTQSDVTAEIKEYWLRRSGFWDEEKDEVDRKLPESAVKAEDSILKLQAYYAQYKSKSPFAEDLDEHEMPNSLDQLDVVQQEIDAINTAIEETKREQRDLLSKRAIVEENANTLESAVEKLKEEKKIKERTHILLENPEVNVTKLESIIAAAGEKMKKLQSQWEAHKAPLMATLQEHQSKNSDQVSKSQKVVDQIESARHKSEEVIVDLQTKSALHARLVQEYERMGKTVSRTAYTSRILEIVGNIRKQKTDIDKILHDTRSLQKEINSITGQLDRQFTVTDDLIFRNAKRDEYCKRAYILLVALHTECSELIALVQDTGTVKREVRELEDQIEHEKDRNVAANLTQIGQDLEEMQQESRQLEEAIRQLEMSGTSANGIQ